From Halichoerus grypus chromosome 6, mHalGry1.hap1.1, whole genome shotgun sequence, one genomic window encodes:
- the TMEM265 gene encoding transmembrane protein 265: protein MEDEEKAVDTLVSNMGAAHSPSPIRCCWLRLRYLAATSIICGCSCLGVVALVFAIKAEERHKAGRFEEAVHWGARARNFILASFAVWLAVLILGPLLLWLLSYAIAQAE, encoded by the exons ATGGAGGACGAGGAGAAGGCAGTGGACACCTTGGTGAGCAACATGGGAGCTGCTCATTCTCCATCCCCCATCCGCTGCTGCTGGCTCCGCCTCCGCTACTTGGCGGCTACTAGCATTATCTGTGGCTGCTCTTGCCTGGGAGTCGTGGCCCTTGTGTTTGCCATCAAG GCGGAAGAGCGGCATAAGGCAGGCCGGTTCGAGGAGGCAGTGCACTGGGGGGCCCGGGCCCGGAACTTCATCCTGGCCAGCTTTGCCGTCTGGCTTGCTGTCCTCATTCTGGGCCCCCTGCTTCTGTGGCTGCTCTCCTACGCCATCGCCCAGGCTGAGTGA